In Providencia zhijiangensis, a single window of DNA contains:
- the glnS gene encoding glutamine--tRNA ligase: MNEADARPTNFIRQIIDEDLATGKHTSVHTRFPPEPNGYLHIGHAKSICLNFGIAKDYQGQCNLRFDDTNPVKEDVEYVNSIQNDVQWLGFQWSGNIRYSSDYFDILYQYAIELIKKGLAYVDELSADEIREYRGTLKEPGKNSPYRERLIEDNLALFEKMREGGFEEGKACLRAKIDMASPFMVMRDPVLYRIKFAEHHQSGNKWCIYPMYDFTHCISDALEGITHSLCTLEFQDNRRLYDWVLDNITIDCHPRQYEFSRLNLEYTVMSKRKLNQLVTEKHVAGWDDPRMLTISGLRRRGYTAASIREFCRRIGVTKQDNNVEMAALESCIRDDLNDSAPRAMAVIDPVRLVIENMPAGEEILKAPNHPNNPEMGTREVPFSNELYIDRADFREEANRQYKRLVLGKEVRLRNAYIIKAERVEKDAEGNITTIFCTYDAGTLNKDPADGRKVKGVIHWVSAAHALPAEIRLYDRLFTVPNPAAEDDFLSVLNPESLVIRQGFVEPSLRDAPAEKAYQFEREGYFCADNKLSSADKLVFNRTVGLRDTWAKIESN; this comes from the coding sequence ATGAATGAGGCAGATGCTCGCCCAACTAACTTTATCCGTCAGATCATAGATGAAGATCTGGCGACTGGGAAACACACATCAGTACATACCCGTTTTCCACCTGAACCGAATGGCTACTTACACATTGGCCATGCGAAATCAATTTGCTTGAACTTTGGTATCGCGAAGGATTATCAAGGCCAGTGTAACTTACGCTTTGATGATACTAACCCGGTCAAAGAAGATGTTGAGTATGTGAACTCCATTCAAAATGACGTCCAATGGTTAGGTTTCCAGTGGAGCGGCAACATTCGCTACTCATCGGATTATTTTGATATTTTATATCAATACGCGATTGAGCTTATCAAGAAAGGCCTTGCCTACGTTGATGAATTAAGCGCGGATGAAATTCGTGAATACCGTGGCACATTAAAAGAGCCAGGTAAAAACAGCCCTTACCGTGAGCGCCTGATTGAAGACAACTTAGCGTTATTTGAAAAAATGCGCGAGGGTGGCTTCGAAGAAGGTAAAGCGTGTCTGCGTGCGAAAATCGACATGGCATCACCATTTATGGTTATGCGTGATCCCGTGTTATACCGCATTAAATTTGCAGAACATCACCAATCCGGTAATAAATGGTGCATCTACCCGATGTACGACTTCACTCACTGTATTTCTGATGCGCTGGAAGGCATTACACACTCACTGTGTACATTAGAATTCCAAGACAACCGCCGTCTGTATGATTGGGTGCTGGACAATATCACGATTGATTGCCACCCGCGTCAGTACGAGTTCTCTCGTCTGAATCTCGAATACACGGTGATGTCAAAACGTAAACTGAACCAATTAGTGACTGAAAAACACGTTGCTGGTTGGGATGACCCACGCATGCTGACCATCTCTGGTTTACGTCGTCGTGGTTATACTGCTGCATCAATTCGTGAATTCTGCCGTCGTATCGGTGTCACAAAACAAGATAACAACGTCGAAATGGCGGCATTAGAATCTTGCATCCGTGATGACTTGAATGACTCAGCACCACGTGCAATGGCGGTTATCGATCCAGTTCGCTTAGTGATTGAAAACATGCCAGCAGGCGAAGAAATTCTGAAGGCACCAAATCACCCGAACAACCCAGAAATGGGAACGCGTGAAGTGCCATTTAGCAATGAGCTGTATATTGACCGTGCAGACTTCCGCGAAGAAGCTAACCGCCAATATAAGCGTTTGGTATTAGGTAAAGAAGTGCGTCTGCGTAATGCTTACATCATCAAAGCAGAGCGCGTAGAAAAAGATGCAGAAGGCAATATTACCACTATCTTCTGTACTTACGATGCAGGCACATTGAACAAAGATCCTGCTGACGGTCGTAAAGTTAAAGGCGTTATTCACTGGGTAAGCGCAGCACATGCACTGCCAGCGGAAATTCGTCTGTATGACCGCCTGTTTACTGTACCAAACCCAGCAGCTGAAGATGATTTCTTATCAGTGTTGAACCCAGAATCTCTGGTCATTCGCCAAGGTTTCGTTGAACCAAGCCTGCGCGATGCGCCAGCAGAAAAAGCATACCAGTTTGAGCGTGAAGGTTACTTCTGCGCAGATAACAAACTGAGCAGTGCGGATAAGCTGGTGTTTAACCGTACGGTTGGGTTGCGTGATACGTGGGCTAAGATTGAGTCTAACTAA
- the kdpE gene encoding two-component system response regulator KdpE encodes MSSHQILIIEDEKEIRRFVRLALEGEGWKIFEAENYQRGLIEAGTRQPDLVILDLGLPDGDGLDLIRDLRQWSSIPLIVLSAREEESQKVAALDAGADDYLTKPFGISELLARVRVALRRFGKAGQESPIFQFGDVTVDFINRIVTKGSEELHLTPIEFRLLSELVANSGKVLTQRHLLLQVWGPSYVEHNHYLRIYMGHLRQKLENDPARPEHLLTETGIGYRFMP; translated from the coding sequence GTGAGTTCCCATCAAATCCTGATCATTGAAGATGAAAAAGAGATCCGCCGCTTTGTTCGATTAGCGTTGGAGGGTGAAGGCTGGAAAATTTTTGAAGCTGAAAATTACCAACGAGGACTCATAGAAGCTGGTACTCGTCAGCCTGATTTGGTGATTTTAGATCTTGGATTACCCGACGGTGATGGATTGGATTTGATCCGTGATTTACGCCAATGGAGCAGTATTCCGTTGATCGTACTTTCTGCTCGTGAAGAAGAGTCCCAAAAAGTGGCCGCTCTTGATGCGGGTGCCGATGATTATTTAACGAAACCTTTTGGTATCAGTGAATTACTCGCCCGTGTCCGAGTCGCTTTGCGTCGCTTTGGTAAAGCCGGTCAAGAAAGCCCGATTTTTCAATTTGGCGATGTCACGGTGGATTTCATCAACCGTATCGTGACTAAAGGCAGCGAAGAGCTGCATCTCACCCCCATTGAGTTTCGGTTACTTAGCGAACTCGTCGCCAATAGCGGAAAAGTGCTCACTCAGCGCCATTTGTTGCTGCAAGTCTGGGGGCCAAGTTACGTCGAACATAATCATTATCTACGCATTTATATGGGGCATTTACGCCAGAAGTTGGAAAATGACCCTGCTCGCCCCGAACATCTTTTAACTGAAACCGGTATTGGCTACCGTTTTATGCCTTAA
- a CDS encoding sulfite exporter TauE/SafE family protein translates to MDLLLCLFGFISGITTALFGFGGGFITVPLLYALITLVWGPLHDASDVAMQIAVATSTFVMIFSSSLSSRAHYLKGNFNWQIIKPFMLPISIGGILGALIALSVDSDWIRWIFIGYLIITILDCFIRPGFMQPQLEGNTLRRGKCIEDTVIGTVIGTVAAFLGVGGSVMTVPLMRRRGASMLQAAAFANPLTLPMAITGSLIYFYFAMEKHLELGSGFLGMIYIKGALILIATSWLGIRFASFLMPYLSDKRHAQSYPILLMVVLGVMLFV, encoded by the coding sequence GTGGATTTACTACTTTGTTTATTTGGTTTTATTTCGGGGATCACAACAGCGCTGTTCGGTTTCGGGGGCGGTTTTATTACGGTACCCCTGTTATACGCCTTAATTACCCTTGTTTGGGGACCCCTCCATGATGCCAGCGACGTTGCGATGCAAATCGCCGTCGCCACGTCCACATTTGTGATGATTTTCTCATCAAGTTTATCGAGCCGGGCACACTACCTGAAAGGGAATTTTAACTGGCAAATTATTAAGCCTTTTATGCTGCCTATTTCGATTGGCGGGATTTTAGGCGCTCTCATCGCGTTATCGGTAGACAGTGACTGGATCCGCTGGATATTTATCGGTTATCTCATTATCACTATTCTCGACTGCTTTATTCGCCCAGGATTTATGCAACCCCAGTTAGAAGGTAATACGTTAAGAAGAGGCAAATGCATTGAGGATACCGTCATCGGCACAGTAATTGGTACTGTCGCGGCATTTTTAGGTGTGGGGGGGAGTGTGATGACGGTGCCTCTAATGCGTCGTCGTGGAGCGAGCATGTTGCAAGCGGCGGCATTTGCTAACCCGCTGACGTTACCTATGGCAATCACGGGCTCCTTGATTTACTTCTATTTTGCGATGGAAAAGCACCTTGAATTAGGCTCCGGCTTCTTAGGGATGATTTATATTAAAGGCGCCTTAATTTTGATTGCGACCTCGTGGCTAGGCATTCGTTTTGCTTCGTTTTTGATGCCTTACTTGAGTGATAAACGCCATGCCCAAAGCTATCCCATTTTATTGATGGTGGTTCTTGGGGTCATGCTATTCGTATAA
- a CDS encoding TonB-dependent siderophore receptor, with protein sequence MLNKNKLSALSLLIVSPFAASATDVLVVTTPSSSDSYTATTTSSATKNDTEIMKIPQTVNVVTKTQIENRAAETVVDALRYTPGVVTEYRGDSNRNDEVFSRGFDYANKILDGIPFGGNASSSMGTTEPWFLDRIEMIKGPASVQYGQISPGGVIAMTSKKPTAQSINKIQLRVGNRNKTEGFFDLGGKLTDDGNILYRLNGLAKKKDTQVRDYEEEKYAIAPSISFLNEDTTFTLLAYLQNSPKNGYRNFLPKVGTLESTPEGKIPQDFNISNPDYNISKQKQHSIGYEFEHNFSDKISLVQKARYAEIDEKYNYLVFNTLASEAKNYPYVLKRMAQHEKTKLNTFGVDTHLNFDIDNGGLYQTLLVGVDYKWTKEDKQFWRDRSGNYDIDWRNPQYQKIDESKQTLFTDQLQKSDQIGIYIQDQIEWNSWNLLASTRYDWIEVKTIDRTNSDNSKQNDGKLTGLVGVLYSFDNGISPYISYSTSFEPNLATNRKPESKPFDPKTAKQTEIGIKYLTSDQKTLATLSLYHIEQKNIPKYDSELGYMTLIGKGESKGVEAQINSKLTDKFAVTGAYSYTKTKVLETANSAEKGKEFPRIPKNMASVWGQYEENSGMLNGLKAGAGVRYIGSSKAGADNSFSVPGVTLYDAMVGYELANISPSLKGATIQLNVNNLMDKHYVSSCGMSDACFYGIGRTGTVTFDYAW encoded by the coding sequence ATGTTAAATAAAAATAAGCTATCAGCGCTATCACTGTTAATAGTTTCGCCATTCGCGGCTTCAGCAACTGATGTTCTGGTTGTGACTACACCAAGCTCAAGTGATTCATACACCGCAACAACGACATCTTCTGCAACAAAGAATGATACAGAGATAATGAAAATACCACAGACGGTAAATGTGGTAACCAAAACCCAAATAGAAAACAGAGCGGCAGAAACCGTTGTGGATGCACTGAGGTATACACCAGGTGTAGTTACCGAATACCGTGGTGATTCGAATCGCAATGATGAGGTATTCAGTCGCGGTTTTGATTATGCGAACAAAATTCTAGATGGCATTCCTTTTGGCGGAAATGCGTCCTCGTCAATGGGCACAACTGAGCCTTGGTTTCTAGACAGAATTGAGATGATTAAAGGACCGGCATCTGTGCAGTATGGGCAAATAAGCCCTGGTGGGGTTATTGCTATGACAAGCAAAAAACCAACCGCACAGAGCATCAATAAAATTCAGTTACGGGTCGGTAATCGAAATAAAACAGAAGGATTTTTTGATCTGGGTGGCAAGCTAACGGATGATGGAAATATCCTCTACCGTCTAAATGGCCTGGCAAAAAAGAAAGATACTCAGGTTCGAGACTATGAAGAAGAAAAATATGCCATCGCTCCCTCCATATCATTCCTAAATGAAGACACAACTTTCACTCTTCTGGCTTACTTACAAAACTCACCGAAAAATGGTTATCGAAACTTTCTTCCTAAAGTTGGCACGCTTGAATCAACCCCGGAAGGAAAAATTCCGCAAGACTTCAACATAAGCAATCCTGACTATAATATTTCCAAACAAAAACAACATAGTATCGGGTATGAATTTGAACACAATTTTAGTGATAAAATTTCACTGGTCCAAAAGGCACGCTACGCAGAGATTGATGAAAAATATAATTACTTAGTATTTAACACGTTAGCAAGTGAAGCCAAAAACTATCCTTATGTACTAAAACGAATGGCTCAGCACGAAAAAACGAAACTCAATACATTTGGCGTTGATACCCATTTAAATTTTGACATTGATAATGGGGGGCTTTATCAAACACTATTAGTCGGCGTCGATTACAAATGGACTAAAGAGGATAAACAGTTTTGGCGCGACAGAAGCGGCAATTATGATATTGATTGGCGTAACCCCCAATACCAGAAAATTGATGAATCCAAGCAGACGCTATTCACCGACCAGTTACAAAAAAGCGATCAAATCGGTATTTATATTCAAGACCAAATTGAATGGAATAGCTGGAACTTATTAGCTAGCACCCGATATGACTGGATTGAAGTAAAAACGATAGACAGAACGAACAGTGACAACTCGAAACAAAATGATGGCAAACTAACAGGCTTAGTTGGGGTGTTATACTCATTTGATAATGGTATTTCCCCTTATATTAGCTACAGCACCTCTTTTGAGCCAAATCTTGCAACCAACAGAAAGCCAGAAAGTAAGCCGTTTGATCCTAAAACAGCAAAACAAACAGAAATCGGTATTAAGTACCTCACCTCTGACCAAAAAACGCTGGCGACCTTATCTCTCTATCATATCGAGCAAAAAAACATTCCTAAATACGACTCTGAATTAGGCTATATGACCCTAATCGGCAAGGGTGAAAGTAAAGGTGTGGAAGCCCAGATAAACAGTAAACTCACCGACAAATTTGCCGTTACAGGGGCATATTCGTATACCAAAACCAAAGTGCTTGAAACGGCAAACAGTGCTGAAAAAGGAAAAGAATTTCCTCGAATCCCTAAAAATATGGCCTCTGTTTGGGGACAATATGAAGAAAATTCAGGAATGCTGAATGGACTGAAAGCCGGAGCGGGAGTGCGCTATATCGGATCCAGCAAAGCAGGGGCAGATAATAGCTTTTCTGTGCCTGGGGTAACACTTTACGATGCGATGGTTGGCTATGAACTTGCCAATATTTCCCCATCGTTGAAAGGCGCAACGATACAGTTAAACGTGAATAACTTAATGGATAAACATTATGTTTCATCCTGTGGTATGAGTGATGCCTGCTTTTATGGTATAGGCCGAACTGGTACTGTCACATTTGATTACGCTTGGTAA
- a CDS encoding DUF5329 family protein, with amino-acid sequence MQSLLTQASRRFASILVIFLTIFVTTKALALSPEEKTRTEALLTELGKQQNLTFTRNGSGHSAPEAESHLRLKLGKTEKRLQTTEQFIDNVASKSSITGEEYQVTDAQGKVTSANQYLHDLLKNNVDKPAK; translated from the coding sequence GTGCAATCGTTACTGACTCAAGCTTCTCGCCGTTTTGCTTCAATCTTAGTGATTTTTTTAACTATTTTCGTCACCACCAAAGCCCTTGCGCTAAGCCCAGAAGAGAAAACGCGGACTGAAGCGTTGTTAACGGAATTGGGCAAACAGCAGAATTTAACGTTCACGCGTAATGGTTCCGGTCATTCCGCACCAGAAGCTGAATCCCATTTGCGTTTAAAGCTAGGTAAAACCGAAAAGCGCTTACAGACAACAGAGCAGTTTATTGACAATGTGGCATCCAAATCCTCTATCACCGGAGAAGAGTATCAAGTCACCGATGCCCAAGGTAAAGTCACCAGCGCCAATCAGTATCTGCATGATTTACTGAAAAATAACGTTGATAAACCAGCCAAATAA
- the kdpC gene encoding potassium-transporting ATPase subunit KdpC, whose protein sequence is MSMFRSSLMILVLLTLVTGIAYPLLVTGLANVIFPTQSMGSLILQDNRVIGSSLIGQSYQNDNYFYGRPSVTAEMPYNALASGGSNLAISNPLLTKELTERSVALKQHEPDGGDILPVDLLTASSSGLDPHISVAAALYQAPRIAKNRQLSIDKVKSLITDNTQSPLFRFLGEPVVNVLELNLALDTYQREANSQNH, encoded by the coding sequence ATGAGCATGTTTCGTTCTTCATTAATGATTTTAGTTCTGTTAACGCTGGTGACTGGGATTGCTTATCCGCTGCTTGTGACTGGGCTCGCTAATGTTATTTTTCCAACTCAATCGATGGGCTCACTGATCTTGCAAGATAATCGCGTTATCGGTTCATCACTGATTGGGCAGTCTTACCAAAATGACAATTACTTTTATGGTCGCCCGTCTGTGACAGCTGAAATGCCTTATAACGCACTGGCCTCTGGTGGCAGCAACTTAGCCATCAGCAACCCACTGTTAACCAAGGAATTGACTGAGCGCTCAGTCGCATTGAAACAGCATGAACCCGATGGTGGTGATATTCTGCCTGTAGATTTACTGACTGCCTCTTCCAGCGGGCTAGATCCACATATTTCCGTTGCCGCTGCGTTATATCAAGCGCCACGTATTGCCAAAAACAGACAGTTATCGATAGACAAGGTAAAATCGTTGATCACTGATAATACGCAATCTCCTCTGTTTCGATTTTTAGGAGAGCCGGTCGTCAACGTATTAGAGTTAAACCTTGCCCTTGATACCTATCAACGGGAAGCTAACAGTCAAAATCACTGA
- the kdpD gene encoding two-component system sensor histidine kinase KdpD, translated as MNNQEPIRPNPDDLLVKANESGRGKLKIFFGACAGVGKTYAMLQEAQRLRAQGLDVLIGVVETHEREETAALLDGLPQLPPLKISHRGRRLHAFDIDAALARHPAIILMDELAFSNPNGSRHPKRWQDVEELLDAGIDVLTTVNVQHIESLNDIVGSITGIRVRETVPDHIFDAANEVVLVDLPPDDLRQRLKEGKVYIPGQAERAIEHFFRKGNLIALRELALRRTADRVDDQMREFRDGKGEAPVWHTRDGLLLCIGHNTGNEKLVRAAARLAAKFGSVWHAVYVETPTLHQLPENQRRAILKALRLAQDLGAETTTLSDPNEEKAILRYAREHNLGKILIGRRDKHRKWYKFNLHQGFADRLGKLGPDLDLIIVALEEKSDWDKEPERKPFTEKWRSDVNGYLMAIAMCAAITLFSRTFLLALDKANLVTLYLLGVVLVALFYGRRPSVFAALVNVISFDLFFVQPHFSLAIMDMQYLVTFTVMLIVGVVVGNLTAGMRYQARIARYREQRTRHLYEMTKELGQALSTEDIGKTGYHFLNNAFQAKTCLLLPDENNQLTPLQCEGYSQLQIDKAIAKWSFDKRQPAGAGTDTLPSVPYQLQPITTADETLAVLAIEPRNIRQLLIPEQQRMLQTFTGLIASSLSRLQLTKQAERAKLDVEREQLRNSLLAALSHDLKTPLTVLFGQSEILMLELSAENSPLTAQVSQMRQQVLSTSRLVNNLLDMARLQSGGIHPNLEWESLQEITSSAVRILDYTLDSHPLDIDIPADLLLYCDGNLIERVIINLLENAIKYSDSDTPIGIRASIESQKAHIEVWDASNAIPDGQEKTIFDKFSRAQKESAIPGVGLGLAICRAIIHLHEGEIWAENNEKGGASFHFILPLKPLPEIENESENEI; from the coding sequence ATGAATAATCAGGAGCCTATCCGCCCAAACCCAGATGACCTGTTGGTAAAGGCAAACGAAAGTGGACGTGGCAAACTTAAGATTTTCTTCGGTGCTTGCGCCGGTGTCGGGAAAACTTATGCCATGTTGCAAGAAGCGCAACGCCTTCGAGCACAAGGGTTAGACGTGTTGATTGGCGTGGTCGAAACTCATGAACGAGAAGAAACCGCCGCACTGCTGGATGGGCTCCCGCAACTTCCTCCGTTAAAAATCAGCCATCGAGGGCGTCGCCTGCACGCCTTCGATATTGATGCAGCATTGGCAAGGCATCCTGCCATTATCTTGATGGATGAACTTGCCTTCAGTAATCCAAACGGCAGCCGCCACCCTAAGCGCTGGCAAGATGTCGAAGAATTACTGGATGCGGGCATTGACGTTCTCACCACCGTTAACGTTCAACATATTGAAAGCTTAAATGACATTGTCGGCAGCATCACCGGTATCCGCGTGCGCGAAACGGTGCCTGACCATATTTTTGATGCCGCCAATGAAGTGGTTTTAGTGGATTTACCCCCAGATGATCTGCGCCAACGTTTAAAAGAAGGCAAAGTGTATATTCCGGGACAGGCTGAACGTGCTATCGAGCATTTTTTCCGTAAAGGAAACTTAATTGCTTTACGGGAATTAGCCCTACGCCGCACAGCTGATCGCGTTGATGACCAAATGCGTGAGTTTCGTGATGGTAAAGGCGAAGCCCCCGTTTGGCATACCCGCGACGGATTACTTTTATGCATCGGGCATAATACAGGCAATGAAAAACTGGTTCGCGCCGCCGCTCGCCTTGCCGCTAAGTTCGGCAGTGTTTGGCATGCGGTGTATGTAGAAACCCCAACCTTACACCAACTTCCTGAAAATCAGCGCCGAGCTATTTTAAAAGCCTTGAGGCTAGCGCAAGATTTAGGCGCAGAAACCACCACCCTTTCTGATCCTAATGAAGAAAAAGCCATTTTGCGTTACGCACGGGAGCATAACCTCGGTAAAATTTTGATCGGCCGACGGGATAAACATCGCAAATGGTATAAATTCAATTTACACCAAGGTTTTGCGGATAGGCTAGGTAAACTCGGGCCTGATTTAGATTTGATCATTGTCGCCCTTGAAGAAAAAAGCGATTGGGATAAAGAGCCAGAAAGAAAGCCGTTTACCGAAAAATGGCGCTCTGATGTCAATGGCTATTTAATGGCGATCGCCATGTGTGCGGCTATCACCCTATTTTCTCGAACCTTCTTATTGGCGCTGGATAAAGCCAACTTAGTCACCCTCTATTTATTGGGAGTGGTATTAGTCGCGTTATTTTACGGTCGCCGCCCTTCCGTTTTCGCCGCATTAGTCAACGTGATTAGTTTTGACTTATTCTTTGTTCAGCCTCATTTCTCTTTGGCTATCATGGATATGCAGTATCTGGTGACTTTTACCGTAATGCTGATTGTGGGGGTGGTTGTCGGGAACTTAACCGCAGGTATGCGCTATCAGGCAAGAATTGCCCGTTATCGAGAACAACGCACGCGCCATTTATATGAAATGACCAAAGAGCTAGGTCAAGCCCTCAGCACGGAAGATATCGGTAAAACTGGCTACCACTTTTTAAACAACGCCTTTCAGGCAAAAACCTGTTTGCTACTCCCCGATGAAAACAACCAACTGACGCCATTACAATGCGAAGGTTATAGCCAGTTGCAAATCGACAAAGCGATCGCAAAATGGAGCTTCGATAAGCGCCAGCCTGCAGGTGCAGGGACGGACACACTTCCCAGCGTGCCGTACCAATTACAGCCCATCACAACGGCGGATGAAACCCTTGCCGTGCTCGCCATTGAGCCGCGTAATATTCGCCAATTATTGATCCCCGAACAGCAGCGTATGTTGCAAACCTTTACCGGATTAATCGCCAGCAGCCTTTCCCGCCTGCAACTGACCAAACAAGCAGAGAGAGCCAAACTGGATGTTGAACGGGAGCAATTACGAAATTCACTGCTGGCAGCCTTATCCCATGATCTCAAAACGCCACTGACTGTTTTATTTGGTCAAAGTGAAATTTTGATGTTGGAGTTATCAGCCGAAAATTCACCGCTCACCGCACAAGTCAGCCAGATGCGCCAACAGGTGTTAAGCACTTCGCGATTAGTGAATAATTTATTGGATATGGCTCGCTTACAATCTGGGGGGATCCACCCAAATTTGGAATGGGAATCTCTGCAAGAAATTACGAGCAGCGCAGTTCGCATCTTGGACTACACTTTAGATAGTCACCCACTTGATATTGATATTCCAGCCGATTTACTCTTGTATTGTGACGGCAATTTGATTGAGCGCGTCATCATTAACTTGCTCGAAAATGCCATAAAATACAGTGATAGCGACACCCCAATTGGTATTCGTGCGTCTATCGAATCACAAAAAGCCCATATCGAAGTGTGGGATGCCAGCAATGCCATTCCCGACGGGCAAGAAAAAACCATTTTCGATAAATTTTCCCGCGCACAAAAAGAATCAGCAATTCCGGGAGTTGGCTTAGGTTTAGCTATCTGTCGTGCTATTATCCATCTCCATGAAGGGGAAATTTGGGCTGAAAATAATGAAAAAGGTGGCGCCAGCTTCCATTTTATTTTGCCATTAAAGCCGTTACCCGAGATTGAAAACGAAAGCGAAAACGAAATTTAG
- a CDS encoding esterase family protein, with product MKSVLLYVMVALSAVPAIAAPCNELPLQGIQEGVFDSDGRICFVLPALNENYVVATLKGATGAQLFDQQNHHLRTLLEAGPADGEKSLLFSSPTGQVSSLVLYGNNGSKWQFDCKMTETQPLNRVRKLDPVSPTLQQLAKELAAGGTTDTFWEKQQLIGTPLVEPIDTSHKRVTFLWRAARGNVFILGSPAGDHDPMFKLGDSDVWFRSYVVPADTRMQYQLAPDVPKIDGNAREQRRAILVTAQADPLNPTTMSIENDDKWNTSSLLDLKPSRYFTRDTMTQPIRHGSLTRHTLKSNFLGNSREIILYRPKATTPVSWTLFLFDGQIWQDKYHTANVIDDLIANHQLPPINIVFIDSLDSKRRSKELPPNQAFADFMALELLPWVSKNGIEINNRKTIVAGASYGGLASSWVALRYPNQFSHVLSLSGSYWWAPEGEKPGWLTRQYQQSPHYPISFWIQAGLFENQGADGGIWLNSQELEHVLRDKNYKTSFHSWSSGHDYAAWVEALVYGLKDFTNQR from the coding sequence ATGAAGTCTGTTTTACTTTACGTAATGGTCGCTTTGAGTGCAGTACCCGCAATAGCTGCGCCTTGCAACGAACTACCTCTCCAAGGGATTCAGGAAGGTGTATTCGATTCTGATGGTAGGATTTGCTTTGTTCTGCCTGCACTTAATGAAAATTATGTGGTTGCCACACTAAAAGGGGCGACAGGGGCACAATTGTTCGATCAGCAAAACCATCATTTACGCACTTTATTGGAAGCAGGACCTGCTGATGGAGAAAAGTCGCTACTTTTTTCATCCCCGACGGGGCAAGTTTCATCATTAGTATTATATGGAAATAACGGCAGTAAATGGCAGTTCGACTGTAAAATGACAGAAACTCAGCCACTCAATCGCGTGCGAAAACTTGATCCAGTCAGTCCTACTTTACAACAACTCGCAAAGGAGCTGGCTGCTGGAGGAACGACAGATACATTTTGGGAAAAACAACAGCTCATCGGTACGCCTTTAGTTGAACCCATAGATACATCTCATAAACGAGTCACTTTTTTGTGGCGCGCAGCGCGCGGTAACGTGTTTATTTTAGGGTCTCCGGCAGGCGATCACGATCCCATGTTTAAACTTGGTGACTCCGATGTATGGTTTCGCAGCTACGTGGTCCCTGCAGATACGCGTATGCAATATCAATTGGCGCCTGACGTTCCTAAAATAGATGGCAATGCGCGTGAACAACGCCGTGCTATTTTGGTCACTGCACAAGCAGATCCTTTAAATCCCACGACGATGAGTATAGAAAATGATGATAAGTGGAACACATCATCTTTACTTGATTTAAAACCCTCACGGTATTTTACCCGCGATACAATGACGCAGCCTATACGTCATGGTTCTTTGACTCGGCATACATTAAAAAGTAATTTCCTTGGAAATAGTCGGGAAATCATTCTTTATCGCCCAAAAGCGACAACGCCGGTTAGTTGGACATTGTTTTTGTTTGATGGTCAAATTTGGCAGGATAAATATCACACCGCCAATGTAATTGATGATTTGATTGCTAATCATCAATTACCCCCGATTAATATTGTCTTTATAGATAGTCTGGATAGTAAACGTCGCTCCAAGGAACTCCCTCCAAATCAAGCCTTTGCTGATTTTATGGCACTGGAACTGCTACCTTGGGTGAGCAAAAATGGTATTGAAATAAATAATAGAAAGACGATTGTGGCTGGCGCAAGTTATGGCGGATTGGCATCATCCTGGGTAGCATTGCGATATCCAAATCAATTTAGTCATGTGCTGAGCCTATCTGGCTCGTACTGGTGGGCGCCTGAAGGTGAAAAGCCAGGATGGTTAACTCGTCAATATCAGCAATCACCGCATTATCCGATCAGTTTCTGGATACAAGCAGGATTATTTGAAAACCAAGGTGCTGATGGCGGCATTTGGCTTAATAGCCAAGAGCTTGAACATGTTCTACGAGATAAAAACTACAAAACCAGCTTCCATTCATGGTCAAGTGGTCATGATTATGCAGCTTGGGTAGAAGCATTGGTCTACGGATTGAAAGACTTCACAAACCAACGTTGA